The genomic region AACGGCTTTGGCACCCAGAACGCGCATCTCGTGCAGGTCGGCACGGCTGTATGCATGCCGCTCACCGATGTGGaactcgaggtcgtcgtggAATAGATCTAGGTACTGGTCGTCGGGGACGTCCGAGAGGCGGTAGAATTCCCTGACGAACGTCTCGAGGTTGGTTGGGACTGTCATTGCGATTGCGGGAGGCTTCGAGAGTAGAGAGTGTGTGGAGAGACAAGCTCGTATCTCGGGGGTTAATAGTGTAGTCTTGTGCAACATCTGACGAGTTGCCAGACTGGAGGCCAAACAAATCCGGTTACCGGCAATTACATTCCATCTTGCAACTATGCATCCGACGCATACATGACAAACTATCTAGCCAGACTTGGTAGCGGGAATCTGCGTGTCAGCCCgtccacccaacccaacccaaccaGACTCACCAGCCAGACCCTGTAGTCTGcgagcttgccgtccttgaactGCATGCGGCCGCCCCACTCAACCCCGCGGATCTCCACGCCGTCCTTACGGTCCATGTCGATAGtaccgaggacgacggcgtcgcctTCCACCGCAGGGTTGACGTAGACACCCTTGATGTTGTGCTGGCGCCGGTTGAGGCCCTCCCACACGCCGTCGCAGACCTTGCCGATCCCCTCGGACCCCTTGACGACTTTGCCTgccaggtcgaggttggcgtcAGGCGTGAAGCAGTCGACCCACGCGGCCTTGTTCCGCGCGTCCGACTTGGCGTAGAAGTCGGTGACGAAGGACTGGATCTGCGCAGGAACAGTCATGATGAAGTGGAGAATGAGGGGAGAGTTAGAGAGTTAGGAACGGTTATCTAAGGCATGATGATGACTTTGGTCGAGCCGGCTAACAGCCGTATGGTTGCCGAAGCGTTCAACCGTACCGTATCGCGGAATTTCTATACCCAAGGTGGGCTTTACTTGAAGCCAACCTCTCATCAGCATTGATGATGTGATGGCCATGTGGAGGTTGCCGGCAAGGCCCCGTGGGGAGGGATCGGCCAAATCCACCTCCGCCCACTGCATGCACCAAAACAAATCCTCATCAGCTGACATGACATGACATTATGTAGTGCCCCACCCCGCGGCAttccttggcgaggaaaTGTGCAGGTCAGCGCAACCTGGGaacaagcacaagcacaagcacaagcacaaggCCAGATGACCAACTTGGATGCCGATTCCCGCATAGCCTCTGGGCGTCATATCGTTTCGTCAAGAAGATATATCAAGCCCTCAAGCAGCTCTCCACCTCAGCCCATCATCCACCACCTAACGAAAGACACACAATGACCATCTCTTCGGCCAACGCCAAGACAGGATACGACCAACTCGAGTACCACCGTGAGTCGGCAATTCTGTCCATTTGGCTAACAGCTAGCGGGTTTTGGCTCGGCCTTTCGCTCCGAGTCGGTGCCCAACTCACTGCCAAAGTATGCCCACGTCCCCGAGAAAGTGCCCTACGGCCTGTACACGGAGGGCATGACAGGATCTGCGTTCACCGCACCTCGCGCGTCGAACCGCCGCTCGTGGCTGTACCGTATCCGTCCGTCGGCCGTCCACAACCCGTACGAGGAGTACACGGGCAACAACACGCTCGTCTACAACTTCAACCAGGACAACACTGACGAGGTTACGAGCACGCCGCAGCAGCTCCGCTGGGACCcgctcaaggtcaagggTGCTGAGAACCTCGACTTTGTCGACTCGATCCGCACCATCTGCGGTGCAGGCAACGCGCAGATGAAGAGTGGCACAGCCGTCCACTGGTATCAGTTCGGAAAGGATATGGACAACAAGGCATTCTACTCGTCGGATGGCGACTTTCTTTTCCTCCCAGTCAAGGGCGAACTCCTCATCCAGACCGAGTATGGGCGGATGCACGTCCCTCCATGCCATATTGCCGTCGTGCAGCGCAACATGAAATTTACGGTTTCGCGGGTCGGCGACCATTCGCCCAATGAGCCCGCGTCGGGATACATGTTCGAAGTGTTTAATAATCACTTTGTGCTGCCCGACCTCGGACCAATTGGCGGTAATGGCCTGGCCAACATTGAGGACTTTGAGACGCCGACAGCCTGCTACGAGGACACGGACGACCAGTGGACCATTGTCAACAAGTACGGCGGTAAGCTATTCCAGTACACTCAGGACCACAGTCCGTACGACGTTGTCTCTTGGCTTGGCAACTACGTGCCATACCGGTACGACCTGCAAAAGTTCTGCTCGGTCGGCAACATTTCATTTGACCACGCCGATCCTTCACTCCAGTGCGTACTCCAAGTACCCTCCGAAACGCCGGGTACGTCGATTATCGACTTTTGCGCCTTCCCACGCCGCTGGAGCGCCGTCAACGACACTTTCCGTCCGCCCTGGTTCCACCGCAACATTGTCACCGAGTTCATGGCGGCCGTTGCGGGATACGCTGCACCTAAAGACGGGTGCAACCTCCACAACCCAGGCACAGCACATGGCCCCGATGCTGCAAGTACCGAGATGGGATACTCGGGCAAGATTCCCGATGGACCGATCCAAGTCGGCGCAGAGGGCTCGATGATCTGCCTCATCGAGACCTACTTGCCACTCAACCCGACCAAGTGGGCCCTCGAGGAGTCGGGTTGCCTCCAACCAAACTGCAACGACCAGTGGCTCGGCATCAAGCGCCACCACACCCTCCCCGAGTCGTCGTATGCCGGTTAGTCAGCTCGGTGGTCTAGGCAGGGTTGGCTTTGGATTCGTTGTACGCATGCAATCTGTAAAGTCGCGTGCAAAGGGTGTCAAGGCTAGGGATAGCGCCGAAGCCATGGTCCAGACTGCACATCGAGCTAGCCAGTACCTGTCCATAGTATGTGGTTAGCTTGGCTCTAAGGATGTGTTCCTGTAAGACGCACAGGTGCGTCTCAAGCAACTGGCGCCAGACTAGTGTGGGAATCGAGGTTATCGACATAATCTCTAATCAAGAAATTGACAAGTTGATACATCCATCCGACTACAGTATAATCCTTCTACGACATCACGTCCACCCCCGCAATAACAGTTGTCTCAGACCACGTCCGGACTTGTCTAGCTCTGGGGATGGAGGTACAACTACATGACTACGATAAACCCAATCAATCCATATTGGTTACAGTTCTACAAATGCCAATCCTTCGAACTAGTATCTATCGCTTCCACACCCACACAAGGCGATCTGAACGCGTTCGACTAGGACTAGGACTGGGGCTCGCCGAATCGTTAGCTAGAGAACATCCTACGATCAACTTGCATTCCCCTCCCGGGGTGGCGCCTCGACCCAACTCCCAGAAAGGTAGTATATTCCTACCTCTTACAACCTACAGAGCCGCCCAGTGACCAAACGGGATTTGGACATAACGTGAGAGTAGGAACATGTACCTTTGGGGACTGTGCGCCGGGCGCATGCTTCCGATGCTTGGCCGGTTATTGCGCACCGCCAACCGGATCGGCTTGGTCACCTCGGCTAGTTGGCTCATTCTGTTTCTCTCCTTGATCCATCCCTTGATCCATCGACAACACTGCACCACCTCTGGCCAGGATGGAGCCCTTCACCCCCGCCGAATCGGCAGCGTACTCCAACAACATGCACCGttccgacgccgagggaTTCTCGGCCGCCCACTCTGTCGGAGCCGACATCCACCCTATTTCCCACTCCCCCATTCCCCCAATTAACGCAAAGGGAGGCCGCGACGTCCCAGCCGGCTGGACAGCCGTGTACGAAGGAAAGGTgacgcggcggtggtgtAATTGGCTCGGCAGCGTCCATGGTGCTTGCCATGCTTGGATTGCCGATAATCTGTGCGGATTCACCCTCGaactcctcgacgccgggCCACAGTTCTGGGGCATGCCTATGCGCGGTGGAGTCACGCTCGCTTTGGAGATGGCGTATTATGACAGTACGGAGATTGGGAGAGAGGTGCGCGTTAGTGTGCGCATCGATCGGATGAGTGGGACCAACGCTTTCGTCACTATTGATATTGACGAGATTGATGAGGGAAAGGTGGTCAAGCGTCTGGCTAGTGGGAGACAGCTGCAGACGTGGCGCAAGGCCAAGTTGTAGATGCGTATGTACAGTATCCTGAGTTTTGTGAATGCGACAGAGCTGATGAGCAAAACACCATACCGTAACCATATGCATCCAGACCTCTCTCCTTATGTATTTCGACACACATCGACTGCATAGCATTTACACAGCTCTCGCAACACTTACTCGCCAACAGGCCGCACAAGCAGGGGCACAACCAAGCCCTCGTGGTTCGAGCGCGTACGCATGATCCCCAGCGTCGTCTCGCTACGCAGCTCCGTCCCCggcacctcggcgagctcgtaAGCCCGTAGCAGGGTAAAGAGGATGATCTTGAACTCTGCGAGTGCCAGACGCCATCCAATGCAGTTACGCGGCCCGCCAATAAACGTGAGCAGGTTGCCGTACACGCCCGGCAcggaggcgagggcgggcgAGTCATACCGGTCGGGGTTGAACTCGTGCGCGTCGGGACCCCAGATTGCCGGGTCGCGGTTGACGTTGCCGATGACTCCGTGTCAACTACTTGTAAGAGAGGGGACTCACGAATGGCAACCTCGGTGCCCTTGTCGACGGTGACCGCGTCGATCATCTTCCCGTCGCGGCCCCGAACGGGACGCGAGAGGGGTAGAGTCGTTTTGGACGCGGgctcgcggccgacggCGGGGACGGGCGAGTCCATGCGTAAGATTTCGCGCGTGAACTTCTCCAGGAAAGGGAGGCCGTGGATCTCGTCGCTGGGTTTAGCTTAGGAAGGGTATAGGATAGCTGGCGCGGTCAACAAACCCTGACTCACATATCGGGGTGCTCGCCCAGCGTgaccagctcggcgcgcagaCGGTCCTGCATGGACTTGTTCGTCGCGAGGCGGTACAGCGCCCAAgtgagcgcgacgcccgTGGTCTCGGATCCCGCAAagatctggtgtcagccctcctccacctaTTAAATTACAAAAGTGCAGATCTGCGCTTGCACCTCGCGATGGgtgaggcgctcgcggtcctcgaggtcggtggCCATGTTGGCGCGGATGAGCCGGCTCAGCAGATCGGCCGTCCCGATGTCCGTGTCCTTTTCAATGCCCATGCGGGTGATTGCTTGCGTCTTCTGCGCAACAATCctgtcgccgacgcggtTCATCGTGGCGCGGCTCGCCTTGCCCAACTTTTGCCCCGGTGTGGGAAGGGCGTTGAAGAGTACGAAGCGGTTCTGGAGGGCGCTGACGAGCGCACTCGCCTGCATAGCCTTGATAGCCGAGTGGAATGCATCAAGCAGTTCGCTGCGGCGCGAAAACAGGGTCGCAAAGTCATAGTCAAAGCCCGCAGCACCAATAGTGTCAAGCGTTGCCTGTTCCATGAGCaggccgacgtcgatcGGGCCACCATTCTCGTGAGTTTCCAGAGTGTCCATGTTGACAAGTACGCGAGCCTCGTTGGTTggctcctcgaggagctgggcAAACTTCTCACGCACAGAGCGCGCCTTGTCAAAGAAGATTGGCGTCATCTCCTTGACTGCGCGCGGGCTAAACGCGGGATTCAATacgcggcgctggcggcggtggtcgGTCCCCTCGGCCGTGATAAGGCCATTACCGAGCATGCGGCGGAGCATGATCCCCGTGCTCTTGCTCTTAGGCCACTGGTCCGCGTTCTGGAAAATGTGCGAAATAGCCACAGGATCGGCCGTGTAGATGCGCTGTACGCCCATGAGGCCGCGGAGGCGGCCGGTGGGTCCATACTTGTCAATCCAGGCCTGGTAGATTGGGCGCGGGTGCTCCCGGCGGGTCAAGTAGAGAAGGTTGCCGGCGATGAAGTGCTCGCTTGGTGGGCCGGGGAGGTTGCGGCTTGACGATACAATCGACGAGTAGGGGTACAGGTAGATCCAAGTACCcaggaggccgacgacgacgccgaggaagaggtaTCCCACCGCCTGGAGGGCCGAGAGGGAGGCAATGGCCGTGAAGACGCGGGCGGCACCACTGGCCAGGACCGATTCAGACATGGTGTGATGGTGAGAAGTTTAGCGTGGTTCGGGAGAGATATATAGTTATGGTTTATGCACCATGTCACATGACTGCGGCTACGGGGAACGCCGTTACGCCGATCGGCAATTATCCGTCAAAGCATCAACGGTAATGCATCCCCGTCATCCAACATTTTGTTCCAAACCTACAGCAGTCTGTACGATGACCGCCGCATGCTCTTGCGGGGTACCCGTGGGGGATGCATCATGCGTCATGTGCTGCGCTGTGGGGTGGGCTTTGGGCGGCTCTCACCGCTCGCATATGCCCTGTAACCGATCGGGCCCCTCTGACAAGATCAATCTCCAGCTGTCGGTATGTCTGGAGCACATTCCTCGGCCTCCGGCTCGTCATCTCCAGTTGGTCACTGAATGCATGCCGAGGTCCGGCTTGTTAGATGGATTCCAGAGGACCTGGTGCCAAGCTTCTGCAGCGACACAATGCGCCACCATGCCTAACCACCATGTGGTGCTGTTGGCGTGGGATGTCATGTGGTGCTGCTGGCGTGCGATGTCAAGTGCAGGAATGCAATGGGGTCAGTCCCAAACGGATCCAAGGAGCGATGGTCCTGATGTGACTTCTAGTTCCTCATTGTGGATGACTGGGTGACCTGGAGGTCGCCTGCCGTGGACAGATAACCATACTCTCTGTCCAGTGGCTGCCTGTCCACCAGGTGGTGACGTTGTGTGTATCCACACAAGACGCCTCAGCGAGGCCATCAACTGGCCCTGCGTCCCGTTGCTTACCAGATACCCTAACCGAACAAGACGCAAGATTTATCAAGTTGGCATAGCGACATAGAGCTCGGCACCTGGTGTTCGAGCGATACTGCAGTATTATCTACTCGTTGAGGTTGATGTAATTGAGGCTTGCAATGAGCTCGGCCATTCCGCCCTCGGGGCCACCGGTATCGCGGTAGAAGTCGAGCATGAGGGTCGCGCGTGGACGGCGGCCTTGGAACGCGTTTTGAAGGAGCCAGGCGCCAACACGAGCGTTCACGCCTCCCTCGTCACCGGCACGCTTGTTCGCCGCAAAGAGGGACGTGGTCACTGCAATCGTCTTCGAGACGGCTCCCGCACCCGTTCCGCTCGCCATGTATGCCGGCGGGCTGTTGAGCCTGCCCGCCGACAGGAACGTTAGCGAGTATGGGTGGTTTGAGTCGCTGCCGAGACCGCGTGGAGATAGGGTCGGCTCGAGGTGAGCGATGCACGCAGCGGCCTTGTCCGGGATGTTGTCAGTGTCGTACCTGATGTGAGCAAGGAGACGCTGGCGGTTTGGGTGTTCCAGGGAAGACTGTGCAGTATGAAGCGGATGATGCTCCGCAGGAGCTGCCCTGAGCGAGCGCTCACGACTGGCAAAACACATAATAGGCACAGCCCACGCCCTCTCCCAGTTCACAGCCAACACCTGTTGATGCTCCCACTCACCAATCTTGTACTCGGAAGTCGATGCCATGCACCTGCTCCACAAAACCGTTCTGGACCGAGTTCGGCCATCGCAGCGGCTTGATACCCTGGCCATTGGGGAACTGCTCGCCGTGCTTCTTCCCGAATCGCGAGAAGAACTGCGCGCGCCCGCGGCACTGGCCATGGGTCGGCAACGGCTCGTCGAAGCGCCACATGCCACTGCGCTTGagcatctcctcgacggcctcaGGGaagcgctcctcgtccgcatTCTCCTGCTTGATGCTGGCGATGACGGTCTCACGAGGGTGCTGGCGCAGGAACTCCTCGATCCAGGTCACTTGTTGCTGGAGCGTCGAGTTTTGGGGCTGGACGCCGTGGTAGACTGGTGTTAGCTCAGCCGCGGAGCAAAAGAGGTCAAAAGTAAGGCCACTCTTACGCGAATGTAGTAACGACATCGAATGCGTGGCGCACATGCGACTGACAAGCTTAAGCAGCcctgcgcctcgtcctcttcccctGCTCATGCCTCTCTCCGTCCCGACCCGTCAAACTCACTCTTCAACTCGCCGTTGACCAGCTTGAGGCGAATGTCGAAGAAGCGAACGCCGTCGACAAGCTGCTGCTTGATGTCGACACTCTGACACTCGGAGATGAAACCTGGAGTCAGCATTCGAGTTCCTGTAGACCCTTTGTCGCCCTCATCCAAACAACACACAATGCGACGCCAGTAGCACACACAACGCCACACTTACCGCCACTGAGAGCCGCGCTCTCGTGTGTACCCGGGATGCACAGGTCTGCGAGCGCTCGGCCGTCCGGCAACACCGCCATccagtcgacgccgccgcgggggaggatgacgaccttgtcgctgtcgacgccgtATGCGAGCACGCCAGGAGCCGCACAACCAAGACGACGCCAGCCGCGACCGCGGTCGTGGTCGGGTAGCGTGGGCACGTGGACGTTGCCCTGTCCCTCGCCAGGGCGCTGGACGTTCATGAGGACATCATCCGAGtcgatggcgtcgatggTCACGCGGTTGCCATTAATGTTGAGGGTGTGCGCACCACCGTTGACGGTGAGGCCGTGTACTGCGATACCGCCATATGTGACGACGTGAATTGGCATTGTGTGTGTAAGGCGGGtgtgatggtggtggtgacgtGGAGATGTGAGATGAGCTTTTTCGACTGTGCTGCGGAATGTGCCCTTGCGACGATCAACCCCGGAGAACCCGGTCTTCCCGTTCCGGCAGGTTGCATCAACGTTGGCGGACAATGCGCTCATAAAATTGTCCTGAACCCACCAAATTAGACAAGCTGCCAAGCTTGCAAGCGAGCTTGTATTCACACTCGTGACCCTCCAGCATGCGAGCCGGAAGGCGCGACgtggatggcgacgacgcgtcaGGGTGGACGCGTCGCAAGggtcgtcaaggagggtgACGTCACAAACATGTGGTGGCGTCAATCTCTGACGGCGATGTCTGTTTGCTTTGATTGCTCACATCCGATGGCCATTCGCTCGAGTCCGCTGGATTGAAACCCCCGCATGCACGCACAGCGGAAACACCATCCTCCTTGATTGTTGGAAGCCTCGACACTTTGAGGCCTCAAGCCGTAAACAGGAGGAAAGGTTGAAAAGTTAcgggatgaggatggacATCGACTCAGGCGACTTCAACCCTCCCCACTCTCCTGACATACAGTGATCAAGATTCCGGAGATGCAAGTCTTGTTTCGAGCTCATTTTATATCGTTTCGGCGTTCTTGTTACACTTAAACTATGCATTCGACTATaaaagagagagagaagacTGCGGAAGGCAAAGAGGCCAACGAGTCTTGGTAAGAGTAGAGTCGCTTAATCGAGACCACCAGCGACCCCAGCGAGCGACCCACCCATCGCGCCGGCAAGAGTCGCGGCCAGAGTAAGACCCGAGAGGAAAGGGGCAAAGATGGGGCCGATGCCCGGAATACCTTACTGTTAGAGTGGTGGGAGAAAACGCGCTTACCCTTTACAATGTTGGTCATCACCGAGGCGACCTTTGCGAGAATCTTTGGGCCCTGCGAGAACGCCTTGATCATCTTGGAGGGGTCGAGAGGCTTGCCACTGAGCATGCCTGAGGTTAGTGAGTATCGTTACGGTCACGGACTGGTGAAGAGGTCCATAAAGACCTTTGCAACATCGGCTCCGATGCCAACGAGCGCCATAGCGTCGGCGAACTGCTTGGTAATATCACCCATGGGcagaggaagagaaggaAGACCCGGGATCTGGCGGTCGTCGATGTCGCGAGCGGAGGGGATGAGGCTCGATCCCATCTGGGCGAAAAcctcgaggatgccgaggaaCGGAGCCTAGTGTCAGCAAAGACGGTTTGGTCACATACGAAAATGGGGCCGAAGAAAGGGATGCCAGCGATCAGAGTCTTGAACATCTTGACCGTGTCCTTCATGACGCTGGTGGGTGCAGTCTGGATCTTGGCGATGCCCTTGGGGTCAAGAGGCTTGCCTGGAGTCAGTTAACAAAGTGGGGGTGGAAGACAAACCGCCGAGGACACCAGTCATGAGGTCGACCATGGTCTTGACGAAATCCTTAGGCATGAACGGGATGCTGGAAAGGAGCTGGGTGATGATCGCACCGAAGTCACCAAAGCCAGGGCCACCCGAAGCACCAGGGGAGGGAAAACCGGGGATAGGAAAAGGAAAGCCGGGGATCTGGCGAGCCTCAACGGCGACGGAGTCGTCCTCACGAGCAGCGAGAGCCGACTCGTGGCGAGCAACACCGACGTCAGCGATGGGAGCCGAAAGAACGGCGGGGAGAGCCGCAAcggcaacgacgaggagagtCGAACGCATTTTGAAAGGTGTGGGGTGGGAAAAAATTATACAGTTAAACAGGGGAGAGTGTGTACAGATAGGAGACGAGAGGAGTAGTGAAgtgggatgaggagaaACAAGAGAGTTGAGGGGGATGAAGGGAGTTTATATGTCGCACGGAAGGGAAGGTAGCTGCAGTGGCAGGTCTGTGGGCTTGTGGGACTTGAGCTCAAAGGAGGTTGAGCAGTTCTCAATGCCCCAAAGCGCAGCTGCCAAGAGCAATAGAGCGCGTGGTGCTCGTCGCCTCTAGGGCGGCGTGGGAAACGGTGCGAACGTGTGAACGCCTCAACGAGCAACGCCTGCTGATCAAACGTTGATGAAGAGAGgggcgagcgagaggcAGAATATCAAAGTACCTATCCGGTCTCCGGTCTCCGATTGAGTTCCAAAAGGAGCGAGACGCCGACCACCCCACCCAAGGTCTTCAGAAATATTTACAGAAATAGGCTGCATGGGCCCTGATCTCGAGCAGAAGAGATGGGAGAAAAGGAGCGAAAGGGATCTGAAGGGCAACGATGCCAAACCAAGTGAATCAGTGGAGGCGTGGCACGTCGAGGTGGACTAGTGGACTGGTGGACTGCAGACTGCAGACTGCAGACTGGAGAGGACATGGGGGTTTCCGCTGGAGGAACGAGGCCTCTCGGCGCCTTTCGTTTCTCGCTGATCCAGTCAGGGTAGGGGATCATTAGAAAAGAGGATCAGTGTCCTTTCTCCACAATACAGTACCAGAGTGCCAGTCCCGTGTGGTGTGTTGCAGGCATGTGTTGACAGCACGTGTGGACAGCACGTGTGGACAGTTGTCAGCCAAGGTCCCATGCAGTTCTAGTGCTGGACAACCTCGCAACCTACACCCGCGACTCTTCTGTGCACAAGAGAATGTCATGACTGGAAGTCTACAACGCCCGTTCTGGATCCAGATACCCAACGGCGATTACCACTAACACGAGACCTCTTAAACCTTGGAGTGCGAGTCGGCCGTGGTCGACCCGTAGTCTTTCTCCGACCccggcgacgagccgaCAACAGTTTCGTTGTGCGGCGCGGTCGACTGCTTGGCACGGCGCTTGGTGATACGGTGGTCGACATAGCGGACAGCAGCGAGGAGCACACCAACAGTGAGCACGCCGATCCCGATCCCGAAGGCTCTGCGATACAGCGGCTTGTCCTCTGAGCGGAAGATCTGCGCGCCGTAAATACCTGCAGTGTTGGCGCCCATAATGAccatggccatggcgagggcgcgttCCTCCGAGTCGCGGGCCGTTAGGCTCATCCACGCGATATTGAGGGGATGTGAGAAAGTGCCAAACGCCTGTGTCCAGATGACGCCAAAGTAGCGTACGCCTTTGCTCGTGCGgccggagaaggagaggtTGAAAATGTAGCCTAGGAGGTGGCAGCTGAGACCGACGAGAACGgtctcgccgcggcggttGAAGTGGTCGCTCACGTATGAAAAGAGGTAGGAGAGGGGTACTTGGATCCAGAAACCGACAGAGGCCATAGCGTTCGACTTGAGGTGGCCGTAACCAAACGAGTTGACAATCGACGGCGAGTAGGTGTCGAATCCACGTTGCGGGCCGTTATTGCAGAGCGTCACAAGAAGATGGATCCAAAGACGCCAGTTGAAGAATGCCCGCTTGAATGCTCCACTATCGATactcttcttcttcttgcctTTGGCTGGGTCGTCAAGAAGCACACGGCCGCGCAGGATAtgcagctcgcgctcggtgAACCAGCCGTCGTACCACGGCAAAAAGGTCGAGCGGGGGTTGGCAAACGAGTCGGGGAGGCAAAAACCAAACACGAAGCCGCCGAGAATGGTGAATCCGCCCATGAGGACGAAGAGCCAGAACCAGCCCGTCTTGCCTCCAACACCGCGCATGTGGAGAATACCGTaggcgaggagcttggagctCGCCTGACCAATCTGGTTGCCAAAGTAGAAGAACATGACACGCTTGGCGGTTTCAGAACGCGTGTACCACGTGCTTAGCGTCCAGAGACCACCAGGAATAAAGCCGGACTCAGtgaggccaagaaggaaGCGCGTGAGGATGAATGCGCTGTACCCAGTCTGGAAGGCCTGGAATGTCGAGACAATGCCAAAGAGAAAAAGTTGGAGGGTGAGCCACTTGCCAGGGCCGACACGGTAGAGCACCATATTGCTCGGTACCTCGAAGAGCACGATGCCGAGCGACAGCATCTGCTGCCCGACATTGAACTGGTTCTGCGTGATCCCAATATCCTTGAGAAAGTTGTCTGTGAGCGCGTTCGAAATGTTCCCGCGGTCGAGTTCTGGTGTGAGACACGGTTGGCTGGTCAAGCACTCACGAAGACAGAAGAAGCCGAGGGTCAGAATCGGCATGATGAGAAAGTCcagcctggtgtcagtggCTGCCACATGGCATGGGAGGGCGGGAGTGTGGGAGGACGCACTTGCGCTTGGCCCGCTTTTCCTCCTCATCGGACCAGTCGCGCTTGAGGGAAAGAggcgcctcctctcccagAGGAGGGGCAAAGTAGTCGGGGTCGTGGATCTTTTCCGAAGACATGAGTGTTGGAATGAGTGGGGTTTGGGAATAGGCAGTCAGATTCGGAACACTGTCAGTTTTGTACTCGTAGCTGTTAGCTGTCGGCTCTGCAGTGCAGCGCCGGTCCATAACACCCGAGTAATGGCGAGTAGATGATCCATGATGGTGACCACAGTCGCCATCGGTTGCATGGCTACAGTGACAAGTACAAAGAGACTCACAGATCAACTCGAGCGAGGTCTTGGCAGAGAGCTCTCGCAGGGAACCGAACAACCGGCCCATTAGCGGGGGTAAATATCCTAAACGCAGTGCCTTATCTCTGTAATGACTCTCTTAATCCTCCCTATCAGTCGGAATTGCGTGCGTCTTGGCGTTTGGTTTTTTCGACTGCCAAAGATCTCATGCTCCCTTCAACAGATTCCCCGCTTTCTCGAACTGATAACACTGACATAACTGACGCCAGGTAACTGAGAGAG from Cutaneotrichosporon cavernicola HIS019 DNA, chromosome: 2 harbors:
- a CDS encoding uncharacterized protein (Homogentisate 1,2-dioxygenase), which codes for MTISSANAKTGYDQLEYHPGFGSAFRSESVPNSLPKYAHVPEKVPYGLYTEGMTGSAFTAPRASNRRSWLYRIRPSAVHNPYEEYTGNNTLVYNFNQDNTDEVTSTPQQLRWDPLKVKGAENLDFVDSIRTICGAGNAQMKSGTAVHWYQFGKDMDNKAFYSSDGDFLFLPVKGELLIQTEYGRMHVPPCHIAVVQRNMKFTVSRVGDHSPNEPASGYMFEVFNNHFVLPDLGPIGGNGLANIEDFETPTACYEDTDDQWTIVNKYGGKLFQYTQDHSPYDVVSWLGNYVPYRYDLQKFCSVGNISFDHADPSLQCVLQVPSETPGTSIIDFCAFPRRWSAVNDTFRPPWFHRNIVTEFMAAVAGYAAPKDGCNLHNPGTAHGPDAASTEMGYSGKIPDGPIQVGAEGSMICLIETYLPLNPTKWALEESGCLQPNCNDQWLGIKRHHTLPESSYAG
- a CDS encoding uncharacterized protein (Cytochrome P450) — encoded protein: MSESVLASGAARVFTAIASLSALQAVGYLFLGVVVGLLGTWIYLYPYSSIVSSSRNLPGPPSEHFIAGNLLYLTRREHPRPIYQAWIDKYGPTGRLRGLMGVQRIYTADPVAISHIFQNADQWPKSKSTGIMLRRMLGNGLITAEGTDHRRQRRVLNPAFSPRAVKEMTPIFFDKARSVREKFAQLLEEPTNEARVLVNMDTLETHENGGPIDVGLLMEQATLDTIGAAGFDYDFATLFSRRSELLDAFHSAIKAMQASALVSALQNRFVLFNALPTPGQKLGKASRATMNRVGDRIVAQKTQAITRMGIEKDTDIGTADLLSRLIRANMATDLEDRERLTHREVQAQICTFIFAGSETTGVALTWALYRLATNKSMQDRLRAELVTLGEHPDIDEIHGLPFLEKFTREILRMDSPVPAVGREPASKTTLPLSRPVRGRDGKMIDAVTVDKGTEVAILIGNVNRDPAIWGPDAHEFNPDRYDSPALASVPGVYGNLLTFIGGPRNCIGWRLALAEFKIILFTLLRAYELAEVPGTELRSETTLGIMRTRSNHEGLVVPLLVRPVGE
- a CDS encoding uncharacterized protein (phospholipase C), with translation MPIHVVTYGGIAVHGLTVNGGAHTLNINGNRVTIDAIDSDDVLMNVQRPGEGQGNVHVPTLPDHDRGRGWRRLGCAAPGVLAYGVDSDKVVILPRGGVDWMAVLPDGRALADLCIPGTHESAALSGGFISECQSVDIKQQLVDGVRFFDIRLKLVNGELKIYHGVQPQNSTLQQQVTWIEEFLRQHPRETVIASIKQENADEERFPEAVEEMLKRSGMWRFDEPLPTHGQCRGRAQFFSRFGKKHGEQFPNGQGIKPLRWPNSVQNGFVEQVHGIDFRVQDWYDTDNIPDKAAACIAHLEPTLSPRGLGSDSNHPYSLTFLSAGRLNSPPAYMASGTGAGAVSKTIAVTTSLFAANKRAGDEGGVNARVGAWLLQNAFQGRRPRATLMLDFYRDTGGPEGGMAELIASLNYINLNE
- a CDS encoding uncharacterized protein (Major Facilitator Superfamily), translated to MSSEKIHDPDYFAPPLGEEAPLSLKRDWSDEEEKRAKRKLDFLIMPILTLGFFCLQLDRGNISNALTDNFLKDIGITQNQFNVGQQMLSLGIVLFEVPSNMVLYRVGPGKWLTLQLFLFGIVSTFQAFQTGYSAFILTRFLLGLTESGFIPGGLWTLSTWYTRSETAKRVMFFYFGNQIGQASSKLLAYGILHMRGVGGKTGWFWLFVLMGGFTILGGFVFGFCLPDSFANPRSTFLPWYDGWFTERELHILRGRVLLDDPAKGKKKKSIDSGAFKRAFFNWRLWIHLLVTLCNNGPQRGFDTYSPSIVNSFGYGHLKSNAMASVGFWIQVPLSYLFSYVSDHFNRRGETVLVGLSCHLLGYIFNLSFSGRTSKGVRYFGVIWTQAFGTFSHPLNIAWMSLTARDSEERALAMAMVIMGANTAGIYGAQIFRSEDKPLYRRAFGIGIGVLTVGVLLAAVRYVDHRITKRRAKQSTAPHNETVVGSSPGSEKDYGSTTADSHSKV